In the genome of Candidatus Micrarchaeia archaeon, one region contains:
- a CDS encoding argininosuccinate synthase: protein MSKLGKVVLAYSGGLDTSCILKWLVDKGYDVVAFIADVGQNEDLQAAKEKALKVGACKVYIEDLKKEFVTDFIFPAIKANAIYEGRYLLGTSLARPVIAKKQMEIAEKENAEYVSHGATGKGNDQVRFELTYLALNPKIKVIAPWKDQEFLAKFRGRPDLINYAKEKGIPIKATLDKPYSTDANLMHISYESGILEDPMTAPTEDMFEWTKSPKEAPDKETSIEIHFKDGIPVKVANKEDGTVKTDPLELFLYLNKLGAENGVGRIDIVENRFVGIKSRGVYETPGATILRAAHMDIEAIAMDREVLRLRDMLAPKFSELVYNGFWFSPEMAFLMAAIDESQDVVDGVVYLSLYKGNVTLKGRKSPSSLYDQDLSSMNIAGGFNQQDSIGFIKVNAIRLMAHHAIMQKMKKK from the coding sequence TTGAGCAAATTGGGCAAGGTGGTTTTAGCATATTCGGGCGGTTTGGACACGTCATGCATACTGAAATGGCTCGTGGACAAGGGATATGACGTGGTGGCGTTCATCGCCGACGTGGGGCAGAACGAGGACTTGCAGGCCGCGAAGGAGAAGGCGCTCAAGGTGGGCGCGTGCAAAGTCTACATCGAGGACCTGAAGAAGGAATTCGTGACTGATTTCATATTCCCTGCAATCAAGGCGAACGCGATTTACGAGGGGCGCTACCTTCTCGGGACTTCCCTGGCGCGTCCTGTGATAGCCAAGAAGCAGATGGAAATCGCCGAGAAGGAGAATGCGGAATACGTTTCGCACGGCGCGACCGGGAAGGGCAACGACCAAGTCAGGTTCGAGCTCACGTACCTTGCGCTCAACCCGAAGATAAAAGTCATAGCGCCGTGGAAGGACCAGGAATTCCTGGCGAAATTCCGCGGCCGCCCGGACCTCATAAACTACGCGAAGGAGAAGGGGATACCGATAAAAGCCACGCTGGACAAGCCGTACAGCACCGACGCGAACCTGATGCACATCAGCTACGAATCCGGCATCCTGGAGGACCCGATGACTGCTCCAACAGAGGACATGTTCGAGTGGACCAAGTCCCCTAAGGAAGCCCCTGACAAGGAAACCAGCATCGAAATCCATTTCAAAGATGGAATTCCGGTGAAGGTTGCGAACAAGGAAGACGGGACCGTGAAGACTGACCCGCTCGAGTTGTTCCTATACCTCAACAAACTGGGGGCGGAAAACGGGGTCGGAAGAATAGATATTGTGGAAAACCGCTTCGTAGGGATAAAGTCCAGGGGCGTTTACGAAACCCCGGGCGCGACCATTTTGCGCGCAGCGCACATGGACATTGAAGCCATAGCGATGGACCGCGAAGTGCTCAGGCTCAGGGACATGCTTGCACCCAAATTCTCGGAACTGGTGTACAACGGGTTCTGGTTCAGCCCTGAAATGGCGTTCCTCATGGCTGCGATAGACGAGAGCCAGGATGTCGTTGACGGAGTGGTGTACCTTTCGCTCTACAAGGGCAACGTCACGCTCAAGGGCAGGAAATCCCCAAGCTCGCTCTACGACCAGGACCTCTCCAGCATGAACATCGCAGGCGGGTTCAACCAGCAGGATTCCATAGGGTTCATAAAAGTGAACGCAATCCGGCTGATGGCGCACCACGCGATAATGCAGAAGATGAAGAAGAAGTAA